The Bernardetia litoralis DSM 6794 genome includes a window with the following:
- a CDS encoding CAP domain-containing protein, producing MNFQKIKLYSLSLFLSVALFSCEDSETEPIQDTDNTDSEIIFNVNGQELVTLVNKYRTEGCTCGSDVMPAVATITWNETLAKTAYLHSKDMNDQDYFSHTGKDGSDTGIRMERQGYDWRAYGENIAKGYTNEQAVVEGWIESEGHCRNIMSANFEEMGVGKEGEYWTQVFGTR from the coding sequence ATGAACTTTCAAAAAATAAAACTCTATTCTCTTTCTTTATTTCTTTCAGTTGCTTTATTTTCTTGTGAAGATTCAGAAACAGAACCCATTCAAGATACAGACAATACCGATTCAGAAATTATATTTAATGTAAATGGACAAGAATTGGTGACTTTAGTGAATAAATATAGAACAGAAGGTTGTACCTGTGGAAGTGATGTGATGCCAGCCGTAGCCACAATTACTTGGAATGAAACACTTGCAAAAACAGCTTATTTACATAGCAAAGATATGAATGACCAAGATTATTTTTCTCATACAGGAAAGGATGGCTCAGATACTGGAATACGAATGGAAAGACAAGGTTATGATTGGAGAGCTTATGGAGAAAATATTGCAAAAGGTTATACAAATGAACAAGCTGTTGTAGAAGGATGGATAGAAAGTGAAGGACATTGCCGAAATATTATGAGTGCTAATTTTGAAGAAATGGGTGTTGGTAAAGAAGGCGAATATTGGACACAAGTTTTTGGAACACGCTAA
- a CDS encoding GAF domain-containing sensor histidine kinase has translation MSDSSIHIDYFEALAKLTRSQKVELKDFSEVVEEVIQIAIETLKVASINLWLVDNQKKQIKCVAHSQQGKISVANSNLDNETIPTYFQTMKEGQLIVSNDVYKDNRLKELVETYFIPNSITSMIDMPIQIEGELKAILCCNHTGKSREWKVREQQFVLAIGSIIALLLEIWEHKQTEQRLIHNDNLLRGINSCIFQLFTNPNFQDGLDTTVSTIGKATKTDRVFVFQNFLNEEKEQCCKIIHEWTSEPQYKQIHKSEWQNVNYRITGLEHWKNQLEEGKGVKNIADEFTFLEEYFLWSNHAKSTLIVPIFVNEKEFWGFIGLEDCSGKHIWTLTEESFIFNLAITIGGILTTQHVENLLKEKNDQLKKTNDELDHFVYSVSHDLRAPLTSIKGILQLIKMDNASITNINMYLGLISKSIERLDNYIREVLSISRNNRTMITNEKINFEEIIEEIKEDLAYLDEFKEVQIELNVKKESIFKSDKVRIKAIFDNLISNAIRYHNPYCEKSCVKITIHINEKEAQINITDNGLGISKKHIEYIFDMFYRANDQKMGSGLGLYIVKETVLKLKGTIEIDSLPNKGTTFTIVVPNGKSEI, from the coding sequence TTGTCAGATTCTTCTATTCATATTGATTATTTTGAGGCATTAGCCAAACTTACTCGTAGCCAAAAAGTCGAACTAAAAGACTTTTCAGAAGTTGTAGAGGAGGTAATTCAAATAGCCATTGAAACACTAAAAGTAGCAAGTATAAATTTATGGCTGGTGGATAATCAAAAAAAACAAATTAAATGTGTAGCACATTCACAACAAGGTAAAATATCAGTTGCAAATAGTAATTTGGATAATGAAACAATCCCTACTTATTTTCAAACTATGAAAGAAGGGCAATTAATTGTTTCAAATGATGTTTATAAAGATAATCGTTTAAAGGAGTTGGTCGAAACTTATTTTATACCTAACTCTATTACTTCTATGATTGACATGCCTATTCAAATTGAAGGAGAGCTAAAGGCTATTTTATGTTGTAATCATACAGGAAAATCTCGTGAGTGGAAAGTTAGAGAACAGCAGTTTGTATTGGCTATTGGAAGTATTATTGCACTTCTGTTAGAAATTTGGGAACACAAACAAACTGAGCAACGTCTTATCCATAACGATAATTTACTTAGAGGAATCAATTCTTGTATTTTTCAGCTTTTTACAAACCCTAATTTTCAAGATGGGCTAGATACCACAGTTTCTACTATTGGAAAAGCTACAAAAACAGATAGAGTATTTGTTTTTCAAAATTTTTTAAATGAGGAAAAAGAACAATGTTGTAAAATTATTCATGAATGGACAAGTGAGCCTCAATACAAACAGATTCATAAAAGCGAGTGGCAAAATGTAAATTATAGAATAACAGGGCTAGAACATTGGAAAAATCAATTAGAAGAAGGAAAAGGAGTTAAAAATATAGCCGATGAATTTACATTTTTAGAAGAGTATTTTTTATGGAGCAACCACGCTAAATCTACACTTATTGTTCCTATTTTTGTTAATGAAAAAGAATTTTGGGGCTTTATAGGATTAGAGGATTGTTCTGGAAAACATATCTGGACACTGACAGAAGAGAGCTTTATTTTTAATCTTGCCATTACTATTGGAGGAATATTGACTACTCAACACGTTGAAAATCTTCTAAAGGAAAAAAATGACCAACTCAAAAAAACCAATGATGAATTAGACCACTTTGTATATAGTGTTTCGCATGACTTGCGTGCGCCTCTGACTTCTATAAAGGGAATTTTGCAACTTATCAAAATGGATAATGCAAGTATTACGAATATAAATATGTATCTTGGATTAATTTCGAAAAGTATTGAACGATTAGATAACTATATTCGTGAAGTATTGAGCATTTCTAGAAATAATCGTACAATGATAACAAATGAAAAAATTAATTTTGAAGAAATTATAGAAGAAATAAAAGAAGATTTGGCGTATTTAGATGAGTTTAAAGAGGTGCAGATAGAGTTAAATGTAAAAAAAGAAAGTATTTTTAAAAGTGATAAAGTTCGTATTAAAGCTATTTTTGATAATCTTATTTCAAATGCAATTCGTTATCATAATCCTTACTGTGAAAAAAGTTGTGTGAAAATAACAATTCACATAAATGAAAAAGAAGCTCAAATAAATATTACTGATAATGGTTTAGGAATTAGTAAAAAACACATAGAATATATTTTTGATATGTTTTATAGAGCTAATGACCAAAAAATGGGTTCGGGCTTAGGTCTTTATATTGTTAAAGAAACTGTGCTGAAACTCAAAGGAACAATAGAAATAGATTCTCTGCCAAATAAAGGAACTACTTTTACTATTGTTGTACCTAATGGAAAGTCAGAAATATGA
- the cas1 gene encoding CRISPR-associated endonuclease Cas1: protein MQIVIHTKGTYLKRSQNMFEIKTENDIQRISAEDIDTIFLAKGTLLTTDVILFALSHQIEIIFTDYHGTAKGRIWNNKFGSTPLIRRNQAIYATHSKPIQWIKNTLIEKISNQISFLHQLSYGVLPNGETTQRRLADAIEQMNAIQENLQAISVKRIKKKENDWKDSFRGHEGSVSRVYFKALAYSLPHSYYFESRSMRPAHDKFNCLLNYGYGMMYGYVQGALIRAGLDPSLGILHADQYNSAPTLAFDLIEKYRVWVDTVAFRLCQGYSFEEKDFIPKGEQGVWLHGNGKRKFVKALHEYLHEVIPQKNVRRSRLHHIQLDAQSLAQLFLGLSE, encoded by the coding sequence ATGCAAATAGTAATTCATACCAAAGGAACATATTTGAAACGCAGCCAAAATATGTTTGAGATAAAAACTGAAAATGATATTCAGCGCATTTCGGCAGAAGATATTGATACTATTTTTTTGGCAAAAGGAACACTTCTTACTACTGATGTTATTTTGTTTGCTCTTTCTCATCAAATTGAAATTATTTTTACCGATTATCATGGAACAGCAAAAGGACGAATTTGGAATAATAAATTTGGCTCTACTCCTCTTATTCGTCGCAATCAAGCTATTTATGCTACTCATTCGAAACCGATTCAATGGATAAAAAATACATTAATAGAAAAAATTAGTAATCAAATTTCGTTTTTGCATCAACTAAGTTATGGTGTTTTGCCTAATGGAGAAACTACACAAAGACGGCTTGCCGATGCGATTGAGCAAATGAATGCAATACAGGAAAACTTACAGGCTATTTCTGTAAAGCGAATTAAGAAAAAAGAAAATGATTGGAAAGATTCTTTTCGTGGTCATGAAGGAAGTGTTTCACGAGTTTATTTTAAAGCTTTAGCCTATTCTTTGCCTCATAGTTATTATTTTGAAAGTCGGAGTATGCGCCCAGCTCACGACAAATTTAATTGTTTGTTGAATTATGGATATGGAATGATGTATGGATATGTGCAAGGTGCGCTGATTCGTGCAGGACTTGATCCTTCTTTGGGAATTTTGCACGCTGACCAATATAATAGTGCGCCTACTTTGGCTTTTGATTTAATCGAAAAATATAGAGTTTGGGTCGATACCGTTGCTTTTCGTTTGTGTCAAGGTTATTCTTTTGAAGAAAAGGATTTTATACCCAAAGGAGAACAAGGTGTTTGGCTGCATGGAAATGGAAAACGAAAATTTGTAAAGGCATTGCATGAGTATTTGCATGAAGTAATTCCACAAAAGAATGTACGAAGGAGTCGTTTACATCATATTCAATTAGATGCTCAGAGTTTGGCGCAGCTTTTTTTGGGACTAAGTGAATAA
- a CDS encoding metallophosphoesterase family protein — MKLNHTKHSNFIPAITNGRQLVIPDIHGCLATFKALLKQIKLTKNDQLFLLGDYINKGKNSKGVLDLIIELQKNQEENGYQIFPLRGNHEQMFIEDYEGIKTNQFLDKTADFSELEYNFASKLPYFYELDNFFLVHAGFNLEHGNPFLDFDAMLWKRDFAITNKEKVNNFYNKTIIIGHNPTFLDYILQDINLKTPSLCLDNGCVYHKKWFLGNLLCLDLNSFEVFIQKNSEA; from the coding sequence ATGAAATTAAATCATACAAAGCATTCAAATTTTATACCTGCAATTACAAATGGAAGACAGCTTGTTATTCCTGATATTCATGGTTGTCTAGCTACCTTTAAAGCACTATTGAAACAAATAAAATTGACCAAAAATGATCAGCTTTTTTTGTTAGGAGATTATATCAATAAAGGAAAAAATAGCAAAGGAGTTTTAGATTTAATTATAGAACTCCAAAAGAATCAAGAAGAGAATGGATACCAAATTTTCCCTTTACGTGGAAATCATGAACAGATGTTTATAGAAGATTATGAAGGAATAAAGACAAATCAGTTTTTGGATAAAACTGCTGATTTTTCAGAATTAGAATATAACTTTGCTTCTAAGCTACCCTATTTTTATGAGTTAGATAATTTCTTTTTAGTTCATGCTGGGTTTAATTTAGAACACGGAAATCCATTTTTAGATTTTGATGCAATGCTTTGGAAAAGAGATTTTGCTATAACGAATAAAGAAAAAGTAAATAATTTCTACAACAAAACTATAATTATTGGACATAATCCTACTTTCTTAGACTATATTTTGCAAGACATCAATTTAAAAACGCCCTCACTTTGTCTGGACAATGGATGTGTTTATCATAAAAAATGGTTTTTGGGTAATTTACTTTGTCTTGATTTGAATTCTTTTGAAGTCTTTATTCAAAAAAATAGTGAGGCTTAA
- the cas2 gene encoding CRISPR-associated endonuclease Cas2: MTYLILYDISEDRIRTHISKHLEERGCRRVQKSVFMAKMSIEKYHEIRDYLQQIQDEYENDDTILFIPISQQVLRETYMIGNNIPFLDAVDDKKVLIF, translated from the coding sequence ATGACTTATTTAATTTTGTATGATATTTCTGAAGATAGAATCAGAACTCATATTTCCAAACATTTGGAAGAGAGGGGGTGTCGTCGTGTCCAAAAATCAGTTTTTATGGCAAAGATGAGTATTGAAAAATATCATGAAATAAGGGATTATTTGCAACAGATTCAAGATGAGTATGAAAATGATGATACTATTTTGTTTATACCAATTTCTCAACAAGTACTAAGAGAAACTTATATGATAGGTAATAATATACCTTTTTTGGATGCTGTGGACGATAAAAAGGTACTTATTTTCTAA
- a CDS encoding DDE-type integrase/transposase/recombinase: MPQIYHSNAQTNRNIRIQIQNSTQTNATLAKQFGTSSATISKWKNRDFSEDKSSAPKTIVYALSEVEKELIKKMRTSTWMSLEEVTECIQQVNSTISRSSVYRCFVKEKINTIPTEKKQEAKKFKAYQPGYLHIDVTYLPKLEGKAAYLFVAIDRATRLLFYKIYDQKTAENTELFMDECIEFFPFQISHILTDNGLEFTNRLIRSKKGNLCQKPSKMDEKCKENDIEHRLTKPNTPQTNGMVERVNGTIKQQTILKDKYKSREEMEIQMNQFLVYYNLYRRHGSLRKELNVKTPIQAIYKWFEIEPTIFKQTPKQFETKLINLQQKYNQNS; this comes from the coding sequence ATGCCACAAATTTATCACTCCAATGCTCAAACGAATAGAAATATTCGTATTCAAATTCAAAATTCTACTCAAACAAATGCTACTTTAGCAAAACAGTTTGGAACTTCATCAGCTACTATCTCTAAATGGAAAAACAGAGATTTTAGTGAAGATAAATCTTCAGCTCCTAAAACGATTGTTTACGCTTTGAGTGAAGTAGAAAAAGAGCTTATCAAAAAGATGAGAACTTCTACTTGGATGTCTCTAGAAGAGGTAACTGAGTGCATACAACAAGTCAATTCTACCATTTCTAGAAGCTCAGTTTATCGTTGTTTTGTCAAAGAAAAGATCAATACTATACCTACTGAAAAAAAACAGGAAGCTAAAAAATTTAAAGCCTATCAACCTGGTTATTTGCATATTGATGTTACTTATTTACCCAAATTAGAGGGAAAAGCAGCTTATTTATTTGTTGCTATTGATAGAGCTACACGACTTTTATTTTATAAGATATACGACCAAAAAACAGCCGAAAATACAGAACTATTTATGGACGAATGTATAGAATTTTTTCCTTTTCAAATCAGTCATATATTAACTGATAATGGACTTGAATTTACCAATCGTCTTATTCGTTCAAAAAAAGGAAATCTTTGTCAAAAACCTTCTAAAATGGACGAAAAATGCAAAGAAAATGATATAGAACACCGTTTGACTAAACCAAATACGCCACAAACCAATGGAATGGTTGAGCGAGTAAATGGAACTATAAAACAGCAAACAATTCTAAAAGATAAATACAAAAGTAGAGAAGAAATGGAAATTCAAATGAATCAATTTCTAGTCTATTATAATTTATACAGAAGACATGGATCACTAAGAAAAGAGTTAAATGTAAAAACACCTATACAAGCAATTTATAAATGGTTTGAAATAGAACCAACTATTTTTAAGCAAACACCAAAACAATTTGAAACAAAATTAATAAATTTACAACAAAAATATAATCAAAATTCATAA
- a CDS encoding NAD(P)/FAD-dependent oxidoreductase, with translation MWSFWENKSFKKYDYIIVGAGITGLSTAASLIEKNPKAKIAILERGFLPTGASTKNAGFACFGSLSEIASDLDTMSETELQDLVSNRLQGLEKLRHRLGDKKIGYKEYGGYELILDKQIPYIEKLDKVNQLLQPIFEGKNVFKTKDGLIEGFGFNARHVRRIVYNRFEGQIHTGKMMKSLLNYVQKRGVTIFTGCEVIGFEDAETEGKNNVTVKIKNPLEDTTIELITSKLAVCTNAFSKKLIPDLDLEAGRGQVLVTKPFKYLRFKGTFHLDEGFYYFRNFGKRIILGGGRNMDFEGENTTKLETTELIIEDLKSKLSDIIIPKQKFEIDTTWAGIMAFTESSKTKTPLLQNYSKNVVLGVRLGGMGVALGSKLGDEIANLIEN, from the coding sequence ATGTGGAGTTTTTGGGAAAATAAATCATTCAAAAAGTACGATTATATTATTGTCGGTGCTGGCATTACAGGACTTTCGACGGCTGCAAGTCTTATCGAAAAAAATCCAAAAGCTAAAATTGCTATTTTGGAAAGAGGTTTTTTACCAACTGGTGCAAGTACCAAAAATGCAGGTTTTGCTTGTTTTGGAAGTTTGTCAGAGATTGCCTCTGACTTGGATACAATGAGTGAAACCGAATTACAAGACCTTGTAAGCAATCGTTTGCAAGGTCTTGAAAAACTGCGCCATCGTTTGGGTGATAAAAAAATAGGTTATAAAGAATATGGAGGTTATGAACTTATTTTGGACAAACAGATTCCATATATTGAAAAATTGGATAAAGTAAATCAGCTTTTACAACCTATTTTTGAGGGTAAAAATGTATTCAAAACTAAAGATGGATTAATTGAAGGTTTTGGATTTAATGCTCGTCATGTCCGTAGGATTGTCTATAATCGTTTTGAAGGGCAAATTCATACAGGCAAAATGATGAAATCACTTCTGAATTATGTCCAAAAACGAGGTGTTACTATTTTTACAGGTTGTGAAGTTATTGGTTTTGAAGATGCCGAAACAGAAGGAAAAAATAATGTAACTGTAAAAATCAAGAACCCTTTAGAAGATACAACTATCGAATTAATTACCTCAAAATTAGCCGTTTGTACAAATGCTTTTTCAAAAAAACTTATTCCAGATTTGGATTTAGAAGCAGGAAGAGGACAAGTTTTGGTAACCAAACCTTTCAAATATTTGCGTTTTAAAGGTACTTTTCACTTAGATGAAGGTTTTTATTATTTCCGTAATTTTGGAAAAAGAATTATTTTGGGTGGAGGGCGAAATATGGATTTTGAAGGCGAAAACACTACAAAATTAGAAACCACAGAATTGATTATTGAAGATTTAAAATCAAAGCTAAGTGATATTATTATTCCAAAACAAAAATTTGAAATAGATACTACTTGGGCAGGAATTATGGCTTTTACAGAAAGCTCAAAAACAAAAACCCCACTTCTTCAAAATTACTCAAAAAATGTTGTTTTAGGAGTTCGTTTGGGAGGAATGGGAGTTGCTTTGGGTAGTAAATTAGGTGACGAAATAGCTAATTTAATAGAGAATTAA
- the tilS gene encoding tRNA lysidine(34) synthetase TilS, translated as MKIQKKIQSFCKENQFDLANKSILVATSGGVDSMILIDILSKIDSIKKIGIAHCNFSLRGEESNQDEEFVKKYANQNNISFHSIKFNTKQLAEERQKSIQLIARELRYDFFEEISQQYHYDFVATAHHLSDSLETSIYHLTKGTGIAGIRGILPKRKIFKKSQTPIIRPLLCLTKEEIRNYAIQNGLKWREDASNQTEKYKRNFIRHQIIPRLKEINPDTEKTFLDTSQRLRSMENLLQFHVNQFEKTILMQEDKSNLIQVSEIKKLIEPLLIISDFLKKKGFTYKQAKQIIEQLENSDQKEENETKNFISKSHILYTSKNEWILVSQKKIINDDKEFLIDINFNEKCIFQNEENKIKLTLKKCNPKEVDFKSEAMYLDFDKLDSSLLLRKWKNGDKFIPLGMKNKKNVGDFLTDLKIPIYQRSFVYVLLSKNEISWVGIIEQNKAKGLRIGNNFKLNKFTKNAVKVD; from the coding sequence ATGAAAATTCAAAAAAAAATTCAATCATTCTGTAAAGAAAATCAGTTTGATTTAGCAAATAAATCTATTCTTGTGGCTACATCTGGAGGTGTAGATTCAATGATTTTAATAGATATTTTATCAAAAATTGATTCTATAAAAAAAATAGGAATTGCTCATTGTAATTTTTCTTTAAGAGGAGAGGAATCCAACCAAGATGAAGAATTTGTGAAAAAGTATGCAAATCAAAACAATATTTCTTTTCATTCTATAAAATTCAATACAAAACAGCTTGCAGAAGAAAGACAAAAGTCTATTCAATTGATAGCTAGAGAGTTGCGTTATGATTTTTTTGAAGAAATTAGTCAGCAATATCATTATGATTTTGTAGCAACAGCTCATCATTTATCGGATTCTTTAGAAACTTCAATTTATCATCTAACCAAAGGAACAGGCATTGCAGGAATTCGTGGGATTTTGCCAAAACGAAAAATTTTCAAGAAAAGTCAGACTCCAATTATCCGCCCTTTACTTTGTCTTACAAAAGAAGAAATAAGAAATTATGCCATTCAAAATGGTTTAAAATGGCGAGAAGATGCCAGCAATCAAACTGAAAAATACAAGCGAAATTTCATAAGACATCAAATTATTCCTCGTTTAAAAGAAATAAATCCAGATACTGAAAAAACATTTTTAGATACTTCTCAAAGATTGCGAAGTATGGAAAATCTGCTTCAATTTCATGTAAATCAATTTGAAAAAACGATTTTGATGCAAGAAGATAAAAGCAACTTGATACAAGTTTCAGAAATCAAAAAACTAATTGAACCTTTACTTATCATTTCTGATTTTTTGAAGAAAAAAGGTTTTACCTACAAACAAGCCAAACAAATCATAGAACAGTTAGAAAATTCTGACCAAAAAGAAGAAAACGAAACAAAGAATTTTATTTCAAAATCGCATATACTTTATACTTCTAAAAATGAATGGATTTTGGTTTCTCAAAAAAAGATAATTAATGATGATAAAGAATTTTTGATTGACATTAATTTTAATGAAAAATGTATTTTTCAGAATGAAGAAAATAAAATAAAATTAACTTTAAAAAAATGCAATCCAAAAGAAGTAGATTTTAAAAGTGAAGCTATGTATCTAGATTTTGATAAATTAGATTCTTCTTTACTTTTAAGAAAATGGAAAAATGGAGATAAATTTATTCCTTTAGGAATGAAGAATAAAAAAAATGTAGGTGATTTTCTGACTGACCTAAAAATTCCAATTTATCAAAGAAGTTTTGTTTATGTTTTACTTTCTAAAAATGAAATTAGTTGGGTAGGAATTATTGAACAGAATAAAGCAAAAGGATTGAGAATAGGTAATAATTTTAAATTAAATAAATTTACTAAAAATGCAGTTAAAGTAGATTAA
- a CDS encoding LptF/LptG family permease, whose amino-acid sequence MKIIDKYILKKFLTTYVFVVLVILAVICAIDYSEKSDDFIKHSLGFKQIVIEYYFNFVMHLIGLITPLMVFIATVFVTSRMAGRTEIIAMLSGGMSYLRLFFPYMIGAVMIAVFSFYLSGWVVPRANKTRIAFESAYVKKPFSFDERNVHSKIDSTTYVYLQSYNNKTFNGRKFTIERIEDRKLVEKFSAENITWDTLKQTWHVDDYKIHTFYKEREIIRVGKDMDTLMGLLPKDFESKYRYNETLTLPEIDEYIAEQKARGTALELGIYRVEKYQRYASPFAIIILTLMGVVVSSKKTRQGTSFNIALGFVLAFVFILFVVVARSLGQSGTLDPRVGAWIPNVIFGIVAIYLYWRAPK is encoded by the coding sequence GTGAAAATAATAGACAAATATATTCTCAAAAAATTTCTTACCACTTACGTTTTTGTCGTTTTGGTAATCTTAGCTGTTATTTGTGCGATAGATTATAGCGAAAAAAGTGATGATTTTATCAAACATTCTTTAGGATTCAAACAGATTGTTATAGAGTATTATTTCAATTTTGTGATGCATCTCATTGGTCTTATTACGCCTTTGATGGTTTTTATTGCAACTGTTTTTGTAACTTCTCGTATGGCGGGGCGTACTGAGATTATTGCCATGTTGAGTGGTGGAATGAGTTATTTGAGATTGTTTTTTCCTTACATGATTGGAGCTGTTATGATTGCTGTTTTTTCATTTTATTTGAGTGGTTGGGTTGTTCCTCGTGCAAACAAAACAAGGATAGCATTTGAAAGTGCTTATGTGAAAAAACCATTTTCTTTTGATGAGCGAAATGTTCATTCAAAGATAGATTCGACTACGTATGTATATCTTCAAAGTTATAATAATAAGACATTTAACGGACGAAAGTTTACAATAGAACGAATAGAGGATAGAAAGCTAGTAGAAAAATTCTCTGCTGAAAACATTACTTGGGATACTTTAAAACAGACTTGGCATGTGGATGATTACAAAATTCATACTTTTTACAAAGAGCGAGAAATTATCCGAGTTGGAAAAGATATGGATACACTCATGGGGCTTCTGCCAAAAGATTTTGAAAGTAAATATAGATATAATGAAACCCTAACTTTGCCAGAAATAGATGAATATATAGCCGAGCAAAAAGCAAGAGGAACAGCTTTAGAACTGGGAATTTATCGTGTAGAAAAATATCAGCGTTATGCTTCGCCTTTTGCTATTATTATTCTTACATTAATGGGAGTGGTTGTTTCTTCTAAAAAGACAAGACAAGGAACAAGTTTTAATATTGCACTTGGTTTTGTATTAGCTTTTGTATTTATTTTATTTGTGGTAGTGGCAAGAAGTTTGGGACAAAGTGGAACATTAGACCCTCGGGTAGGTGCTTGGATTCCAAATGTCATTTTTGGAATTGTAGCTATTTATCTATACTGGCGTGCGCCAAAATAA
- a CDS encoding DUF805 domain-containing protein, which translates to MFKNPISFSGRIRRTEFGITFIIAVFLNLFITVLAEATDGMGGLLIFPMIWFLWAQGAKRSHDVGNSGWFMLIPFYALYLLFKEGDRQANQYGQDPKA; encoded by the coding sequence ATGTTTAAAAATCCAATAAGCTTTTCAGGTAGAATCAGAAGAACCGAATTTGGTATCACTTTTATTATAGCTGTTTTTTTAAATCTTTTTATTACTGTCTTGGCAGAAGCTACTGATGGAATGGGAGGTTTACTTATTTTTCCTATGATATGGTTTTTGTGGGCGCAAGGTGCTAAACGTTCGCATGATGTAGGAAATAGTGGTTGGTTTATGCTTATTCCTTTTTATGCCTTGTATTTATTGTTTAAAGAAGGAGATAGACAAGCCAATCAATACGGACAAGACCCAAAAGCATAA
- the rlmB gene encoding 23S rRNA (guanosine(2251)-2'-O)-methyltransferase RlmB — protein MQTPNDDNNRNDNFREKREYSSSRHNKAQRQTTSNFIFGWHPVLEALRSDKTIDKVLVEKDFKSEEMTELMQLVKKQSIYVQRVPTEKLNRITRKAHQGVVAFISEIDFVPLENIVAGAYEAGKDPLILILDRITDVRNFGAIVRSAECAGVDGIVVPTRLTAQMGADAVKTSAGALMHMPICRYRSLVGAVNFLKESGLKVVACTEKTENQIYDLKLNGPLAIVMGSEEVGISGEILEIVDEKMSLPMMGKIGSLNVSVATGVALYEVVRQRN, from the coding sequence ATGCAAACTCCAAACGACGATAACAACAGAAACGACAATTTTAGAGAAAAAAGAGAATATAGCAGTTCAAGACACAATAAAGCGCAAAGACAAACCACTTCTAATTTTATTTTTGGTTGGCATCCTGTTTTAGAAGCACTCCGAAGTGACAAAACTATCGATAAAGTATTGGTAGAAAAAGACTTCAAAAGTGAGGAAATGACAGAACTGATGCAACTCGTAAAAAAACAAAGCATTTATGTTCAGCGAGTTCCTACTGAAAAATTAAATCGTATCACACGCAAGGCGCATCAAGGTGTAGTTGCTTTTATTTCAGAAATTGATTTTGTTCCTTTAGAAAACATTGTTGCTGGAGCGTATGAAGCTGGAAAAGACCCTTTAATTTTGATTTTGGATAGAATAACAGATGTTAGAAATTTTGGTGCAATTGTTCGTTCGGCAGAGTGTGCAGGGGTAGATGGAATTGTTGTTCCGACACGCCTAACAGCTCAAATGGGCGCAGATGCCGTCAAAACTTCAGCAGGCGCACTGATGCACATGCCAATTTGTAGATATAGAAGTTTGGTAGGCGCAGTTAATTTCTTGAAAGAGTCTGGATTAAAAGTAGTTGCGTGTACTGAAAAAACAGAAAATCAAATTTATGATTTGAAACTCAATGGACCTTTGGCAATTGTGATGGGTTCGGAAGAAGTAGGTATTTCAGGAGAGATTTTAGAAATTGTCGATGAAAAAATGAGTCTTCCAATGATGGGAAAAATTGGTTCTCTTAATGTTTCTGTTGCAACAGGTGTTGCTTTATACGAAGTTGTGCGTCAAAGAAATTAA